One Campylobacter concisus DNA segment encodes these proteins:
- the trmB gene encoding tRNA (guanosine(46)-N7)-methyltransferase TrmB, with protein MPNFIASSLKELSFPFGNDKIKFLWQANGRNERLIYTKNEDEGFFLVVKPGKNGVVVKGEKLTKPAKVGLLQEALELFKEQSCNGIISQAFAVKKTNLTKKVSEILSLEEFAPAFSELKDKFKEIFIEIGFGSGRHLLYQAKNNPNALVIGIEVYKPSIEQVAKLAKANGLENVRLINTDARLLLSLVGSNLVDRVFLHFPVPWDKAEHRRVVSTAFALECERILKVGGKFELRTDSKEYCDFSLSKFLEPTNSKIEAFKNRNLEVTSKYEDRWRRQDKDIYDVIYTCEVESSQSVLAGDFSFKEKTSVKNIIKNFKNFIIKKEDHFLHLEEIYTINEDEILLKVAFGAFNKPEQCFIKISDEKSEYFIKKPILIRENLAAHELLKEYLADARDN; from the coding sequence ATGCCAAATTTCATCGCTTCGTCCTTAAAAGAGCTCTCGTTTCCATTTGGTAACGACAAGATCAAATTTCTTTGGCAAGCAAATGGCCGAAACGAGAGGCTCATCTACACAAAAAATGAAGATGAAGGCTTTTTTCTAGTCGTAAAACCTGGTAAAAATGGCGTCGTCGTAAAGGGAGAAAAGCTTACTAAGCCAGCTAAAGTCGGACTTTTACAAGAAGCACTTGAGCTTTTTAAAGAGCAAAGTTGTAACGGCATCATCAGCCAAGCATTTGCCGTGAAAAAGACAAATTTGACCAAAAAAGTGAGTGAAATTTTAAGCCTTGAAGAGTTTGCACCAGCATTTAGCGAGCTAAAGGATAAATTTAAAGAGATTTTTATAGAGATAGGCTTTGGCTCTGGCAGACACTTGCTCTATCAGGCTAAAAACAATCCAAATGCCCTAGTTATCGGCATAGAGGTCTATAAACCAAGTATCGAGCAAGTAGCAAAGCTAGCCAAGGCAAATGGCCTAGAAAACGTGCGTCTCATAAACACCGACGCAAGGCTCTTACTCTCGCTAGTTGGATCAAATTTGGTTGATAGAGTGTTTTTGCACTTTCCGGTGCCGTGGGATAAGGCTGAGCATAGACGCGTGGTCTCAACGGCGTTTGCGCTTGAGTGCGAGAGGATACTAAAAGTGGGTGGTAAATTTGAGCTAAGGACTGATAGCAAGGAGTATTGCGACTTTAGTTTGAGTAAATTTTTAGAGCCTACAAATTCAAAAATAGAAGCTTTTAAAAATAGAAATTTAGAAGTAACAAGCAAATATGAAGACCGCTGGAGACGCCAAGATAAGGATATCTATGACGTCATTTATACTTGTGAGGTTGAAAGTAGCCAGAGCGTTTTGGCTGGGGATTTTAGCTTTAAAGAAAAGACAAGCGTAAAAAATATCATTAAAAATTTCAAAAATTTCATCATAAAAAAAGAGGATCATTTTTTACATCTTGAAGAAATTTACACCATAAACGAGGATGAAATTTTGCTAAAAGTCGCCTTTGGAGCGTTTAACAAGCCAGAGCAGTGTTTCATCAAAATAAGCGATGAGAAAAGCGAATATTTTATAAAAAAACCGATCTTAATACGTGAAAATTTAGCAGCACACGAGCTTTTGAAGGAGTATTTGGCTGATGCAAGAGATAATTAG
- a CDS encoding cell division ATP-binding protein FtsE — MQEIISARNLSLAYERNEVVINSVNLDIYANDFVFITGKSGSGKSTLLKSFYGEISPLAGELNVCMTQMDDIDDKRLCELRQRVGIIFQNYRLINEWNVEKNVMLPLIIKGVNQNVSKKQVAKLLKHVNMLHKADKYPRELSGGEQQRVAMARALAHNPNLLLCDEPTGNLDEYSSDVIWSLLKSAREFLGTSVVVVTHHIPSTLRIPYRHFVIENGGVHEIA, encoded by the coding sequence ATGCAAGAGATAATTAGCGCAAGAAATTTAAGCCTAGCTTATGAGCGCAACGAGGTTGTGATCAATAGCGTAAATTTAGACATCTACGCAAATGACTTTGTCTTTATCACAGGCAAGAGTGGAAGCGGGAAAAGCACGCTTTTAAAGTCATTTTACGGAGAAATTTCGCCTCTAGCTGGCGAGCTAAATGTCTGCATGACGCAAATGGACGATATCGATGACAAAAGACTTTGCGAGCTTAGGCAGCGAGTTGGCATTATATTTCAAAACTACCGCTTGATAAATGAGTGGAATGTCGAAAAAAACGTCATGCTGCCACTCATCATCAAAGGCGTCAATCAAAATGTGAGCAAAAAGCAGGTGGCTAAACTTTTAAAACATGTAAATATGCTTCACAAAGCCGATAAATACCCTCGCGAGCTAAGTGGTGGCGAGCAGCAAAGAGTTGCCATGGCAAGAGCACTCGCACACAATCCAAATTTGCTCTTATGTGACGAGCCAACGGGAAATTTAGACGAATACTCAAGCGACGTTATCTGGTCGCTTCTAAAATCAGCCAGAGAATTTCTAGGCACAAGCGTGGTCGTGGTGACACATCACATCCCATCAACGCTTCGCATCCCATACCGCCACTTCGTCATAGAAAATGGAGGCGTGCATGAGATCGCTTAA
- a CDS encoding cell division protein FtsX — protein sequence MRSLKNHLGFILPLIALLFSVQFSLTADKIVREYERLMGNDYNIVVVSNKELSEPVLKPVVSTLASVEPLSPQKIIDRLSNDISAKNLSILQNALPKFYSLRLSEFPSPEYMEEIKQKLLKFDGISKVETFSKTHDKVFKMLNLAKSISYAFMAILCVVGLMLMLKQTKIWLFEHRERIEIMTLFGAPFWLKSAMLYKSAMVDSIVATIVVGAFFFFLPSIEIFRENAASIDVVLPSLDLSRDIFILFGVAVVLSIFAVSLVMSKARKSTI from the coding sequence ATGAGATCGCTTAAAAACCACCTTGGATTTATCCTGCCGTTAATCGCGCTTTTATTTTCAGTGCAGTTTAGCCTTACAGCAGACAAGATCGTAAGAGAGTATGAGAGGCTTATGGGAAATGACTACAACATCGTGGTGGTCTCAAACAAAGAGCTAAGCGAGCCAGTGCTAAAGCCAGTGGTTAGCACGCTGGCAAGTGTCGAGCCACTAAGCCCGCAAAAGATCATAGATCGCCTATCAAACGACATCTCGGCTAAAAATTTATCTATCCTTCAAAACGCCTTGCCTAAATTTTACTCGCTAAGACTTAGCGAATTTCCATCGCCAGAATATATGGAGGAGATAAAGCAAAAGCTTTTGAAATTTGATGGTATAAGCAAGGTCGAGACATTTTCAAAGACCCATGACAAGGTCTTTAAGATGCTAAATTTAGCCAAAAGCATATCTTATGCATTTATGGCGATACTTTGTGTTGTTGGGCTTATGCTTATGCTTAAGCAGACTAAAATTTGGCTATTTGAGCATAGAGAGCGCATCGAGATCATGACACTTTTTGGAGCGCCATTTTGGTTAAAATCAGCCATGCTCTATAAATCAGCCATGGTTGATAGCATAGTTGCGACCATTGTTGTTGGTGCGTTTTTCTTTTTCTTGCCTAGTATTGAAATTTTTAGAGAAAATGCCGCAAGTATCGATGTAGTATTGCCTAGCCTTGATCTTTCAAGAGATATTTTTATCCTATTTGGCGTGGCTGTGGTTTTAAGCATTTTTGCTGTTAGTTTAGTGATGAGTAAGGCTAGAAAAAGCACGATATGA
- a CDS encoding murein hydrolase activator EnvC family protein: MKKGIFTLLLAFSLAFASNTKEKIKDSKNSLRSTQAMSEQLSKKLDDLAGDIVNGEKKLRGISGDITNLKGQISVLETNASKALLELDDLTKQNKELERTQKELEQNMIRIIAEDLSFDLMMSASEGKQSEESIISSQILTKLNAIAKEDFKRLSENYEDTIEKIKNKSSKINEINSSIKNYRRKQNDLQSLESTQKNTINGLKRDKEIYSKKLAKLQAQQDELRKTLEQLAIMQKQEDEAARAAREKQERAASKGGKKGEKSQPMGGGYQTSSVKRYSGARTIAPLDSYSVKQKFGNYVDPIYNIKIFNESVILRSSTPDAKVKSVLNGKVVFAKATPMLENVVIIENENGIHTIYAHLSQIAPTVKVGSVVQKGYVIGRVRNDLTFEVTQRNYHIDPLEMISK, encoded by the coding sequence ATGAAAAAAGGAATTTTTACACTTTTGCTAGCATTTAGTCTAGCTTTTGCATCAAATACTAAAGAGAAGATAAAAGATTCCAAAAACTCGCTAAGATCGACGCAGGCTATGAGCGAGCAGCTTAGTAAAAAGCTTGATGACTTGGCTGGCGATATCGTAAATGGCGAGAAAAAACTGCGCGGCATAAGCGGCGATATCACAAATTTAAAAGGTCAAATTTCAGTTCTTGAGACAAATGCTTCAAAAGCGCTTCTTGAGCTTGATGATCTAACAAAGCAAAACAAAGAGCTAGAGCGCACCCAAAAAGAGCTAGAGCAAAATATGATAAGGATCATCGCAGAAGATCTCTCATTTGATCTTATGATGTCAGCAAGCGAGGGCAAACAAAGCGAAGAGAGCATCATCTCGTCGCAAATTTTAACCAAGCTAAACGCCATAGCTAAAGAGGACTTTAAAAGGCTTAGTGAGAACTACGAAGATACGATAGAAAAGATAAAAAATAAATCAAGTAAGATAAATGAGATAAACTCAAGCATAAAAAACTATAGGCGCAAGCAAAATGATCTACAAAGCCTAGAGAGCACGCAGAAAAATACAATAAACGGGCTAAAACGTGATAAAGAAATTTACAGCAAAAAGCTAGCCAAACTTCAAGCCCAACAAGACGAGCTAAGAAAGACACTTGAGCAGCTTGCTATCATGCAAAAGCAAGAGGATGAAGCAGCACGTGCAGCTAGAGAAAAGCAAGAAAGAGCAGCTAGCAAAGGTGGCAAAAAAGGCGAAAAGAGCCAGCCAATGGGTGGGGGCTATCAGACAAGCTCAGTTAAGAGATACTCAGGCGCGAGGACGATCGCTCCGCTTGATAGCTACTCTGTAAAACAAAAATTTGGCAATTACGTAGATCCGATATACAACATCAAAATTTTTAACGAGTCAGTCATACTTCGCTCAAGCACGCCAGATGCGAAGGTTAAAAGCGTACTAAATGGCAAGGTGGTCTTTGCAAAAGCAACTCCGATGCTTGAAAATGTCGTCATCATCGAAAACGAAAATGGCATCCACACGATCTACGCTCACCTAAGCCAGATCGCGCCAACTGTAAAAGTAGGCTCAGTCGTGCAAAAAGGCTACGTCATAGGCCGAGTTAGAAACGATCTAACCTTTGAAGTAACGCAAAGAAACTACCATATCGACCCACTTGAAATGATCTCAAAATAG
- the pyrH gene encoding UMP kinase, translated as MSKRKRVLVKFSGEALAGENGFGIDTAVLKFIASEIKELIENDIEVGIVIGGGNIVRGVSAAKDGIIKRTSGDHMGMLATVINSIAMREALERSGLEVRVQSAIKMEAICETFIVGRAQRHLEKGRVVIFAAGTGNPFFTTDTAATLRAIEIGSDMIIKATKVDGVYDKDPKKFKDAKLLKSLNYEKAMSDDIKVMDDTAIALAKDNALPILVCNMFKAGNLLKIINEEEAALYSVVK; from the coding sequence ATGAGTAAGAGAAAACGCGTATTGGTCAAATTTTCAGGCGAGGCCTTGGCTGGAGAAAATGGTTTTGGTATAGACACAGCTGTGCTTAAATTTATAGCAAGCGAGATAAAAGAGCTTATAGAAAATGATATCGAAGTTGGCATCGTAATAGGCGGTGGCAACATAGTGCGCGGTGTGAGCGCTGCAAAAGATGGTATCATCAAACGAACGAGTGGAGATCACATGGGCATGCTAGCAACTGTCATCAACTCGATCGCGATGCGTGAAGCTTTGGAGCGAAGCGGGCTTGAAGTAAGAGTGCAAAGCGCGATCAAGATGGAGGCGATCTGTGAGACATTTATCGTAGGACGTGCGCAACGCCATTTAGAAAAGGGCAGAGTTGTTATCTTTGCTGCAGGCACTGGTAATCCATTCTTCACAACAGATACAGCAGCCACGCTAAGAGCTATCGAGATCGGCTCAGATATGATCATAAAAGCGACAAAAGTTGATGGCGTTTATGACAAAGATCCTAAAAAATTCAAAGATGCAAAACTTCTAAAATCACTAAATTACGAAAAGGCGATGAGCGATGATATCAAGGTTATGGACGATACTGCCATAGCTTTAGCAAAAGATAACGCACTGCCGATCTTAGTTTGTAATATGTTTAAGGCTGGAAATTTATTAAAAATAATAAATGAAGAAGAAGCAGCCCTATACTCAGTTGTAAAATAA
- a CDS encoding DNA-directed RNA polymerase subunit omega, with amino-acid sequence MRTEQITARALKQVGDDRYKLSLIVAKRAEALANGAIALVDADTSKMKFADIALLEVAEGKIGLEAIVEGK; translated from the coding sequence ATGAGAACAGAACAAATCACAGCAAGAGCGCTAAAACAAGTAGGAGATGACAGATATAAGCTTTCACTTATCGTTGCAAAGCGTGCAGAAGCGCTAGCAAATGGCGCCATAGCTTTAGTTGATGCTGATACTTCAAAGATGAAATTTGCTGACATCGCACTACTTGAAGTGGCTGAGGGCAAAATAGGCTTAGAGGCAATAGTTGAAGGAAAATAG
- a CDS encoding RelA/SpoT family protein, translating into MKENSLFLEQLIEQILACKNVSEAIKLLFSLCERSEILDKAIDSCVTSHAGQYRKSGEPYAIHPILVASIVANMGGDESMVIAALLHDVVEDTDVTLGELQAEFGDEVAKLVEGLTKIVAIRENKLASSDSNEKLASSALTFRKMLLISIEDVRVLVVKLCDRLHNMLTLEALRPEKQKRIAEETLMVYAPIAHRLGISSIKNMLEDLSFKYAMPEEYAKIDSYLNKNKQQLSLKLNAFHEKVSQILLENGFIEGTFEIQKRIKHYYSIYLKMQRKGISIEEVLDLLAIRIIVQKPLDCYLALGNLHINFNPLISRFKDYIALPKQNGYQTIHTTIFDNKSIFEAQVRTYDMHKTAEYGVAAHWKYKNGEGSLLNPKLDWLNDISMQNSENEGNVEELYEYAKDSLYIEDIAVYSPKGEVFTLPRGATALDYAYEIHSEIGLYAKEAYINRVRMPLLTELKNGDIVRIVTGEEAKFRCSWINSVRTGKAKATIRSFCKQKIRDINYKMAIDILKSVFNVSKDRILEWIESENLGKKVFRAATDSEYLQEVANMLKKYIRKERPFMISLGDKYQIKKQKFENIVIYSNHKISNVEFDYCCNPKRGDSIVGFKNGHTVTVHHKLCERAGKLMDKGDEIIFVKWTRNAPHRYKILLNLENRKGALAEFLTYLARLDINLATISLNEANDLSGDTFEISVEIAENIDANEIKEKIKDRYKIIDFVSQSDPYHN; encoded by the coding sequence TTGAAGGAAAATAGTCTTTTTTTAGAGCAGTTAATAGAGCAAATTTTAGCTTGTAAAAACGTTTCAGAAGCGATAAAACTGCTCTTTTCTCTTTGTGAAAGAAGTGAAATTTTAGACAAAGCTATCGACAGCTGCGTCACATCTCACGCTGGACAATACCGCAAAAGTGGCGAACCATACGCCATCCATCCCATCTTAGTAGCCTCTATCGTAGCAAACATGGGCGGCGATGAGAGCATGGTCATAGCTGCACTCCTTCATGACGTGGTCGAAGATACCGACGTAACGTTAGGTGAGCTTCAGGCTGAATTTGGCGATGAGGTGGCAAAGCTAGTTGAAGGGCTTACAAAGATAGTTGCCATTAGAGAAAACAAGCTTGCAAGCTCAGATAGCAACGAAAAACTGGCAAGCTCGGCGCTAACTTTTAGAAAGATGCTCTTAATCTCCATAGAAGACGTGAGAGTCCTTGTCGTAAAGCTTTGCGACAGACTTCACAACATGCTAACCCTTGAGGCGCTAAGGCCTGAAAAGCAAAAACGCATAGCTGAAGAGACGCTTATGGTTTATGCTCCGATCGCTCATAGGTTGGGAATTTCATCGATCAAAAACATGCTTGAAGATCTAAGCTTTAAGTATGCGATGCCAGAAGAATACGCAAAGATCGATAGTTATCTAAACAAAAACAAGCAGCAGCTTAGCTTAAAACTAAATGCTTTTCACGAAAAGGTAAGTCAAATTTTACTTGAAAATGGCTTTATCGAGGGCACTTTTGAGATACAAAAACGCATAAAGCACTACTACTCGATCTATCTAAAGATGCAAAGAAAGGGCATTTCTATCGAAGAGGTGCTTGACTTGCTTGCCATTAGGATCATCGTGCAAAAGCCGCTTGATTGCTACCTAGCACTTGGAAATTTACATATAAATTTCAACCCTTTAATTTCTAGATTTAAAGACTATATCGCACTTCCAAAGCAAAATGGCTATCAAACGATACACACAACCATTTTTGATAACAAAAGCATCTTTGAGGCGCAAGTTCGCACTTATGATATGCATAAAACCGCTGAATACGGTGTTGCTGCGCACTGGAAATATAAAAATGGCGAGGGCAGCCTCTTAAATCCAAAGCTTGACTGGCTAAATGACATCAGCATGCAAAATAGCGAGAACGAGGGCAATGTCGAAGAGCTTTATGAATATGCAAAAGATAGCCTTTATATCGAAGATATCGCAGTTTATTCTCCAAAGGGAGAGGTCTTTACGTTGCCACGTGGTGCTACGGCGCTTGATTATGCTTATGAGATTCACTCAGAGATCGGACTTTACGCAAAAGAAGCTTATATAAACCGCGTTAGGATGCCGCTTCTAACAGAGCTAAAAAATGGCGACATCGTTAGGATAGTAACTGGCGAAGAGGCTAAATTTCGCTGTTCGTGGATAAATAGTGTGCGAACAGGCAAGGCAAAGGCGACGATAAGGTCATTTTGCAAGCAAAAGATAAGAGATATAAACTACAAAATGGCGATAGATATCTTAAAATCAGTATTTAACGTCTCAAAAGATAGAATTTTAGAGTGGATAGAGAGCGAAAATTTAGGCAAAAAGGTCTTTCGCGCGGCAACTGATAGCGAGTATCTGCAAGAAGTGGCAAATATGCTTAAAAAATACATCAGAAAAGAGCGTCCATTTATGATTTCTTTGGGCGACAAATACCAGATAAAAAAGCAAAAATTTGAAAACATAGTGATCTACTCAAATCACAAAATTTCAAATGTCGAGTTTGATTATTGTTGCAATCCAAAAAGAGGCGATAGCATAGTTGGCTTTAAAAATGGTCACACCGTGACAGTGCATCACAAGCTTTGCGAGCGCGCTGGCAAGCTCATGGATAAAGGCGATGAGATCATCTTTGTCAAATGGACGAGAAATGCCCCACATAGGTATAAAATTTTATTAAATTTAGAAAACAGAAAAGGTGCGTTGGCTGAATTTTTAACATATCTTGCTAGACTTGATATAAATTTAGCTACAATCTCGCTAAACGAAGCAAATGATCTTAGCGGAGATACGTTTGAAATAAGCGTCGAAATAGCAGAAAACATCGATGCAAACGAGATCAAAGAGAAGATCAAAGATAGATATAAGATTATTGATTTTGTTTCGCAAAGCGACCCATATCATAATTAG
- the tyrS gene encoding tyrosine--tRNA ligase yields MVQDIDDILQEINRGVAEMIDAERVENLVKNYYEKGENFYVKAGFDPTAPDLHLGHTVVLNKMALLQKHGAIVQFLIGDFTAQIGDPTGKSATRKKLDQETVLKNAKTYEEQVFKILDPKKTVIMFNSKWSNELGAAGMIELTSTFSVARMLERDDFEKRIKAGNPISISEFMYPLLQGYDSVAMKCDIEMGGTDQKFNLLMGRTLQRTYNIGKEQAVIMMPLLEGLDGVNKMSKSLGNYIGVTENANDMFAKTLSISDELMWRWYELLSTKNLGEIEELMNDVNSGKYHPKKAKEDLAYEITARYHGEEAAKAAMAEFNSVHSQNQLPTDMKEFSLKAPIWIVEALSQCGLSESNSQARRDIKANAVSINQEKISDEQLKLGAGEYILQVGKRKFAKIKVE; encoded by the coding sequence ATGGTTCAAGATATAGATGATATTTTACAAGAGATAAACCGCGGCGTTGCTGAGATGATCGATGCTGAGAGAGTTGAAAATTTAGTTAAAAATTATTATGAAAAAGGCGAAAATTTCTACGTAAAAGCAGGCTTTGACCCAACAGCTCCAGACCTTCACCTAGGTCACACAGTCGTTTTAAACAAGATGGCTTTGCTTCAAAAGCACGGTGCGATAGTGCAGTTTTTGATAGGCGATTTTACCGCTCAAATAGGCGATCCAACAGGCAAGTCAGCCACTAGAAAAAAGCTAGATCAAGAGACCGTTTTAAAAAATGCCAAAACCTATGAAGAGCAAGTTTTTAAAATTTTAGATCCTAAAAAAACTGTGATAATGTTTAACTCAAAATGGTCAAATGAGCTTGGCGCTGCTGGGATGATTGAGCTAACTAGCACATTTTCAGTAGCTAGAATGCTAGAGCGAGATGATTTTGAGAAGAGGATAAAAGCGGGCAATCCTATATCAATCTCAGAGTTTATGTATCCGCTTCTTCAAGGCTATGATAGCGTTGCTATGAAGTGTGACATCGAGATGGGCGGTACGGATCAGAAATTTAACCTTCTAATGGGCAGAACCTTGCAGCGAACATATAATATCGGCAAAGAGCAAGCTGTCATCATGATGCCACTTCTTGAGGGACTTGATGGCGTAAATAAGATGAGCAAGAGCCTTGGCAACTACATAGGCGTTACTGAAAATGCAAATGATATGTTTGCAAAAACGCTTAGCATAAGTGATGAGCTTATGTGGCGCTGGTATGAGCTACTAAGCACAAAAAATCTTGGCGAGATAGAAGAGCTGATGAATGATGTAAATAGTGGCAAATATCATCCAAAAAAGGCAAAAGAGGATCTTGCTTATGAGATAACAGCGAGGTATCACGGCGAGGAGGCGGCAAAGGCTGCTATGGCTGAATTTAACAGCGTGCACTCTCAAAATCAGCTCCCAACTGATATGAAAGAATTTAGCTTAAAGGCACCGATTTGGATAGTTGAAGCCTTATCTCAGTGTGGGCTAAGTGAGTCAAATTCTCAAGCAAGGCGAGATATAAAAGCAAACGCAGTTAGCATCAATCAAGAAAAAATTAGTGATGAGCAGTTAAAATTAGGAGCAGGCGAGTATATCTTGCAGGTTGGAAAGCGTAAATTTGCGAAGATAAAGGTTGAATAA
- a CDS encoding nitronate monooxygenase, which translates to MELKPLKIGKYEIKYPIFQGGMGLGISWDKLAGNVSLEGGLGIISSVGTGYYENRKFIDKELNAKPFGSENFYSTRGLRAVIENARKICGDLPLGVNIMYAANDYARVVKDACEAGINIIVSGAGLPTNLPEFTQNFKEIALVPIVSSAKALKIICKRWLQRYERLPDAVVLEGPLSGGHQGFTYEQCLDPEFSLFNLIPQVKAEIKEWGDFPLIAAGGIWDKNDIEKAISLGANGVQMGTRFIGTHECDADIGFKEVLLAAEEKDIELIKSPVGYPARGIRTNLINLVDKRMGPKIQCISNCVSPCQRGKEAKQVGYCIADRLFDAYSGKKESGLFFTGANGYKLKELISVKELMHKLVHGE; encoded by the coding sequence ATGGAGTTAAAGCCATTAAAAATAGGTAAATACGAGATAAAATACCCGATATTTCAAGGCGGTATGGGGCTTGGCATCAGCTGGGACAAACTAGCTGGCAATGTGAGCTTAGAAGGCGGTCTTGGCATAATTAGCTCAGTTGGCACAGGCTACTATGAAAACCGCAAATTTATAGATAAAGAGCTAAACGCAAAGCCTTTTGGAAGCGAAAATTTCTACTCTACAAGAGGCCTTCGAGCTGTCATAGAAAATGCACGTAAAATTTGTGGCGACTTGCCACTTGGCGTAAATATAATGTATGCTGCAAACGACTACGCAAGGGTGGTTAAGGATGCTTGCGAGGCTGGTATAAACATCATAGTCTCAGGTGCAGGTTTGCCTACAAATTTACCCGAATTTACACAAAATTTTAAAGAGATAGCACTTGTGCCGATCGTTTCAAGCGCAAAAGCACTAAAGATCATCTGTAAGCGTTGGCTTCAAAGATATGAGCGCTTGCCAGATGCTGTCGTGCTTGAAGGACCGCTAAGTGGCGGCCATCAGGGCTTTACATACGAGCAGTGCCTTGATCCTGAGTTTTCACTATTTAATCTCATCCCGCAGGTAAAAGCTGAGATCAAAGAGTGGGGCGACTTCCCTCTCATCGCAGCTGGTGGAATTTGGGATAAAAACGACATCGAAAAGGCGATATCGCTTGGAGCAAATGGCGTTCAGATGGGCACACGCTTCATCGGCACTCACGAGTGCGACGCTGATATTGGCTTTAAAGAGGTCTTGCTTGCAGCTGAAGAGAAAGACATCGAGCTTATAAAGAGCCCAGTTGGCTACCCAGCTCGCGGGATAAGAACAAATTTGATAAATTTAGTCGATAAAAGAATGGGTCCAAAGATCCAGTGCATAAGCAACTGCGTGAGCCCTTGCCAAAGAGGCAAAGAGGCAAAGCAAGTTGGGTATTGCATCGCAGATAGGCTATTTGACGCATATAGCGGCAAAAAAGAGAGTGGGCTATTTTTCACAGGGGCAAATGGCTACAAACTAAAAGAGCTAATAAGCGTAAAAGAGCTAATGCATAAGCTGGTACATGGTGAATGA
- a CDS encoding N-acetylmuramoyl-L-alanine amidase family protein produces MKRVLISLFLAFSFLFATTNSETFANFDRNFMTLNRSAKIKLHNDIKNIYVDAIIKNDKNTKKQALSRLITSSKALGFDSSAYIRDLNSINGVKGASMPAASPALTLLSATKVNDTLVLKFNTKLDTARLKTSFAKQQNAYKNIMDIDGRLNGNPLTYKNFISDYIHISQYDKNTVRIIFSDKAQKTIKANATGDLLIISAQNFISNENVRAPLHKLKNKNEKPAQSAVEPNLKSEPAQSEPVEEPLPPVAAGKFSRNKTIVIDPGHGGTDPGAVNGSLKEKTAVLGVAKKLGEILKARGYKVYFTRSTDVFINLRSRTKFANDKMADLFVSIHANAAPNAAKAKSMHGIETFFLSPARSERSKNAAALENKSDIEEMNYFSQQTFLNVLNREKIIASNKLGIDIQKDILASARKVYAASDGSVREAPFWVLVGALMPAVLVEIGYITHPVEGEKLFNEAYQKALANGIANGIDGYFAKNR; encoded by the coding sequence ATGAAACGGGTTTTAATATCTCTTTTTCTAGCATTTAGTTTTCTTTTTGCGACGACAAATTCGGAGACTTTTGCCAATTTCGATAGAAATTTTATGACTCTAAACAGAAGCGCTAAGATCAAACTTCACAACGATATAAAAAATATCTATGTCGATGCGATCATTAAAAACGATAAAAACACGAAAAAACAAGCGCTATCAAGGCTAATAACAAGCTCAAAGGCGCTTGGCTTTGACTCAAGCGCATATATAAGAGATCTAAATTCGATAAATGGTGTAAAAGGTGCTAGCATGCCAGCAGCTTCGCCAGCTCTAACGCTACTAAGTGCTACAAAGGTAAATGACACCTTGGTGCTTAAATTTAACACAAAGCTAGATACCGCAAGGCTAAAAACATCATTTGCCAAACAGCAAAACGCCTACAAAAACATCATGGACATTGATGGCAGGCTAAATGGCAACCCACTAACTTATAAAAATTTCATCTCAGACTACATCCACATCTCGCAGTATGATAAAAACACCGTTAGGATCATTTTTTCTGACAAGGCGCAAAAGACGATAAAGGCAAATGCAACTGGGGACTTGCTAATAATCAGCGCTCAAAATTTCATCTCAAATGAAAACGTAAGAGCGCCACTTCATAAGCTTAAAAATAAAAATGAAAAGCCAGCACAAAGCGCAGTAGAGCCAAATTTAAAGTCTGAGCCAGCACAAAGTGAGCCAGTAGAAGAGCCTTTGCCTCCAGTTGCAGCGGGTAAATTTTCACGCAACAAAACGATCGTCATCGACCCAGGGCATGGCGGCACGGATCCTGGTGCGGTAAATGGCAGTTTAAAAGAAAAAACAGCCGTTTTAGGCGTAGCTAAAAAGCTTGGTGAGATACTAAAAGCTCGCGGTTACAAGGTCTATTTCACCAGATCAACTGACGTTTTTATAAATTTAAGATCAAGAACGAAATTTGCAAATGACAAGATGGCTGATCTTTTCGTCTCCATCCACGCAAACGCCGCTCCAAACGCTGCCAAAGCAAAGAGCATGCACGGCATCGAGACATTTTTCTTATCGCCTGCAAGAAGCGAGCGCAGCAAAAACGCAGCCGCGCTTGAAAATAAATCAGACATCGAAGAGATGAACTACTTTTCGCAGCAAACGTTTCTAAACGTGCTAAACCGCGAGAAGATCATCGCTTCAAACAAGCTTGGTATCGACATCCAAAAGGACATTTTAGCAAGCGCTAGAAAGGTCTATGCAGCCAGCGACGGTAGCGTGAGAGAGGCGCCATTTTGGGTACTCGTGGGCGCTCTTATGCCAGCGGTTCTTGTAGAAATCGGCTACATCACACATCCAGTCGAGGGCGAAAAACTATTTAACGAGGCCTATCAAAAAGCCCTTGCAAACGGCATCGCAAACGGCATAGATGGATATTTCGCAAAAAATAGATGA